Part of the Streptomyces sp. NBC_01353 genome, CCTCGTCGGCTACGTACTGCCGGTGATCATGATCGTGTCCGGTCTGCTCATCGTTCTCAACCCACGTCAGCGGCTGTTCTACTCGATCGTCGCGGTCCTGGCCTCGCTGGCGACCTGGGTCACGTCGAACCTCGGCGGCTTCATCGTCGGCATGCTCCTCGGCCTCGTCGGCAGCTCACTCGCCTTCGGCTGGCTCCCCGACCAGCCGAGGCGCCGATGGCGCCGCGCGGGGGCTCGCCCGGAGAAGCAGGCGTGACACCCGGACCGATACATGACCCACGCACCGCGCACCTGCTGCGGGCGCGGGTACTCGGGCGTGGTGCCAGCGGCCCGGTTCGGGCGTGGTGACGTAGCGGGCACGGTTGCCGCCGGGTGTGCTGAAGGCGAGCCGCCTCCTCGGTGGTGAGGGCCCTGTCGTAGGCGTGGACCTGGTCGACCGAACCGTTCCAGAAGTCGACTGACCACGGTCGCGTAGTTGCCGGGCAGGGAGTCGAGCGTCGCCCAGGCGGTCGCACTCAACGCCCGGGAGAAGCCGTAGTACCGAGCGGCGCGGCCTGAGGGCCGCGCCGCGCCATCCAGAGGTGCCCGGCACAAGCCCCCCGCGCGCGTGCCGGGGAGGCGCATGCGGGTGAGGCGGCCCCGCGCATGTGCCGCCCCGTCGCGAGCGAGCCTCGCGACGGGGCGGCCGTCACGGGCGCGGTTGGTATGGACCTGACAAGCTTCTCCGGCTAGCGTGGTCGCGGCGCTCGGTGAGAGCGCTCTCAACTGTTCCGATCCCCCTCACCAGGAGGCCCCGTGAGACGCACATCCGCCCTCCGCGCCGCCGTCGCGGCCCTGTTGCTGACCGTCGGACTCGGCGGTGCCCACTCCGGAACCGCGAGCGCCGCACCCACGGCCGACCCGCCCACGCTGTCGTCCGGACTCCTCGACGCCATGCAGCAGGACCTCGGCCTGACGAAGTACCAGGCCGAGGAGCGGTTACGGGCCGAGCAGGCGGCGACGCGGGTGGAAGGCGACGCACGCCGTATCACCGGCCGCTCCTACGGCGGAGCCTGGTTCGACGCGACCACGGGACGGCTCGTCGTCGCCCTCACCGACCGGAACGAGGAGGCCGACGTCCGCGCGCTGGGCGCCGACACGCGACTCGTGCGCCACAGTGCCACCGCGCTCGACCGCACCAAGTCCCGTCTGGACGCGCTCGCCGCTCCCGCCGGCGTCGCCGGCTGGCACGTCGACCCGAAGTCCAACAGCGTCGTCCTCACGGTGGTCCGCGCCGCCCGGACCGAGCCCGCCGTGCGCGCCTTCGTCGCACGGGCTCGCACGACAGGCCCCGTCACCGTCGTCGAGACGGCGGACACTCCGCGGACCTACGCCGCGGGCACCGTGGGCGGCGATCCGTACTACACCGGCAACGTCCGCTGTTCCATCGGCTTCTCCGTGCACGGGGGATTCGTCACCGCCGGGCACTGCGGGCGGGCCGGCGCCGCCGTACGCGGCTGGGACGGGTCCGCCATGGGCACCTTCCAGGGCTCCTCGTTCCCTGGTGACGACTACGCGTACGTCAGCATCCACAGCGGCTGGTGGACGGTGCCCGTGGTGCTCGGCTGGGGGACCGTACCGGACCGGCTCGTCCGCGGATCCGCCGAGGCCCCCGTCGGCGCGTCGATCTGCCGCTCGGGCTCCACGACCCGCTGGCACTGCGGCACCGTCCTGGCCAGGAACGAGACCGTCAACTACAGCCAGGGCGCCGTGCACCAGATGACGAAGACGAGCGTGTGCGCGGAAGGCGGCGACTCCGGCGGGTCCTTCATCAGCGGCGACCAGGCCCAGGGGGTCACCTCCGGCGGCTGGGGCAACTGCTCCTCCGGCGGTGAGACGTGGTTCCAGCCCGTCAACGAGATCCTCGGACGTTACGGGCTCACCCTCCACACCGCCTGATCAGGCGGCCGACGGCACCCGAGCCCGCGTAGACACCACGCGCGGGCTCGGGGCGGGAGAGTACGCAGGTGGTCCCGGACCGCCCGGGGTCCGGGACGGTCAGCGACGGCCGAGCGTGCTCTCCCGCTCCACCAGCTCGAAGTCCGCCTGCACACGCCGGGGCATGTGCTCCTTGTCCTGCGGCGTACGGGTGCTACACCTTCGTGGACACGGACACGGACAGGGACAGGGACAGGGTGAGCGGGCCCGGCCCGGTGTCGTCGGCGGGCGGGGCCGGGGAAGCGCTCCAGATCATGGTGAGGAGAAGAGCCAGCACCGCGATCACGGCCAGGACGATCGCCACGACCACGCGGCGATCTCGTCGTGGGCGTTCGTCCTCACCGCCTGACTCCGGTTCAGCTTCTTGAGGAACCTTCGCGTCCAACGTGCCGAACAACGATGCGAGGTGGGGATCGTCGCGTATGAGACCCTGCTCGATCTCCGAGAGGATCTGTCGGTCGTCTGCATGAGGACTCATAGCGGCCCCCTCTGGGTCGGCACACGAGCCGCGTCCTCTTCCATTGTGAACGCCAACCCCGGATCCGGCAGCCCAGTGCCCGGCACCCTCGCTCACGTGCGACGCTTACTCACGCGCGCTCCGCCGTCCCGCGTTCGTCCGCGCCGTCCACGATCTGCGACGCCCCGGGCCGGGGGGCGGATTCCGTGGTGTGGAGCGCGGACGGGGACGGGACACGGCCTCGGGTGAGGCGGGCGGCGATCGGCTCGGCGTAGCGGGCGGTGAGCGGTCCGGTCACGACGAGGACCAGGACGTACGCGGTGGCGAACGGGCCCGGCTCGGGCTGGACGCCGGCGGTGCCGGCGGTGCCGGCGAGGCCGGCGATGACGATCGAGAACTCGCCGCGCGCCACGAGCGTGCCGCCCGCCCGCCAACAGCGGTATCGGTGAGAACTGGCTCGTCACAACCAGGGTTCCGCCACGGGGAGCGACGCTTCCCTCGACCCGGGGCCCCGACATGGTGCCAATCGCGCGGAGGCGCGGGACATGGGTGTCGGCACGGATGGACATGACCCTGGGACACTGGTCAGGATGGAGCGGGACGTGGGTCCCGCCGCAGGTCACAGGGTGCCTGCGGGACGAAGGCGCAAGGGGCCGGGCAGACGACGCGCCGGCCGGGAGAGGCAGGACCGTGTCGCTGTACTGGCGGATCTTCCTGCTGAACGCCGCCGTCCTCGTCGTCGCGGTTCTCCTGCTGCTCGGCCCGGTCACCGTCTCCACCCCTGTGCTCTTCGGTGAGGCCGTCGTGCTCGTGGCCGGGCTGGTCGCGATGCTCATCGTCAACGCCTTCCTGCTCCGGGTCGGCCTCGCACCGTTCCAGCGGCTCACCCGGGCGATGCTGACCGCCGACCTCCTCAAGCCCGGCCGACGCCCCGCGGTGACGGGCCACGGCGAGATGGCCGAGCTGACCCGCACCTTCAACTCGATGCTCGACCGCCTCGAAGCCGAACGCGCCACCAGCAGCGCCCGTGTCCTGTCCGCACAGGAGGCGGAACGCCAGCGCATCGCGCAGGAGCTCCACGACGAGGTCGGCCAGACCCTGACCGCCGTACTCCTCCAGCTGAAGCACTCCGCCGACCACGCGCCCGAGGCGCTCCGGGACGAACTGCGGCAGGCGCAGGAGACCACCCGGGGGAGCCTCGACGAGATCCGGCGCATCGCGCGCCGCCTGCGGCCCGGAGTGCTGGAGGAGCTGGGACTGCTCAGCGCGCTCAGGTCCCTGGCCACCGAGTTCTCCACCCGCGGACTGACCGTACGGCCCCACATCGACGCCGGCCTCCCGAAGCTCGACCAGGAGACCGAGCTCGTCCTCTACCGCGTCGCCCAGGAAGGGCTCACCAACACCGCACGTCACTCGGGCGCGAGCCGCGTCGATCTGCACCTGAGCCCTCTGCCCCAGGGTGGAGTACGGCTGCTGGTCCGGGACGACGGCCGGGGGATCGGACGGGTGGCCGAAGGAGCCGGCATCCGAGGGATGCGCGAGCGCGCCCTGCTCATCGGCGCGGATCTGACGATCGGTCCCGGAGAGGGCGGAGGGACCGAGGTCCGCCTGGACGCCACGGGCGGAGCGAAGGGGAGGACACCATGACCGCGGCGGGCCCCACCCGCATCCTGCTGGCGGACGACCACGCGCTGGTGCGCGGCGGTGTACGCCTCATCCTCGACGCCGAGCCCGACCTCACCGTCGTCGCCGAGGCCGCGGACGGAGCCGAGGCGGTCGCCCTCGCCCGGACCGAGCAGATCGACCTGGCCGTCCTCGACATCTCCATGCCCCGGCAGACGGGCCTCCAGGCGGCCCGCGAACTCAGCCGTCTCCAGCCGCAGGTGAGGATCCTGATCCTCACGATGTACGACAACGAGCAGTACTTCTTCGAAGCGCTCAAGGCCGGCGCGAGCGGTTACGTGCTCAAGTCTGTCGCCGACCGCGATCTCGTCGAAGCGTGCCGGGCCGCGATGCGCGACGAACCCTTCATCTACCCGGGGGCGGAGACGGCTCTGATCCGCACGTACCTGGACCGGGCGGAGCAGGGCAGGCCGCTGCCCGACAAGGCCATCACTGACCGGGAAGAGGAGATCCTCAAACTCGTCGCCGAGGGACACACCTCGAAGGAGATCGGCGACCTGCTCTTCATCAGCGCCAAGACGGTCGAACGACACCGCGCCAACCTGCTCCAGAAGCTGGGGTTGCGCGACCGACTGGAACTCACGCGCTACGCCATACGCGTCGGACTGATCGAACCCTAGGCGTGTCGGCGGATCAGGGCCGGGTCCGCGACGCCTGGCACGACGCGGCGTGTCCGGATCCGGAGTGGTGCCGCGCGGGGCTTCCCGCCCCACGCGGCACCGCCCGCCGGGGGGCCCAGGACCGGCTGGGCCCCCCGGTGCTCAGCCGGCGCTGCGCAGCTCCAGCGTGCAGCACTTCACGCTGCCGCCCGCCTTGAGGAGCTCCGACAGGTCCATCCCGATCGGGTCGAAGCCACGGGCGCGGAGCTGCTCGATCAGCGCCGTGGCGTTGTGCGGCAGCACCACGTGCCTGCCGTCGGAGGTGGCGTTGAGGCCGAAGACGGCCGCGTCCTCGTCCGTGGCGATGACGGCGTCCGGGAACAGGCGCCGCAGCACGGCGAGGCTCCCCGGCGAGAATGCGGGCGGGTAGTAGGCGATCGTCTGCTCGTCCAGGACCGAGAGAGCAGTGTCCAGGTGGTAGTAGTTCGGATCCACCAGGGTGAGGCCGACGACGGGACGTCCGAAGAACTCCTGGGCCTCGTCGTGCGAGCGGGGATCGCTGCGGAAGCCGGTGCCGGCGAGCAGCCAGTCCCCGGTGAGGAGATAGTCGCCCTCACCCTCGTTGACGAAGTCCGCCGTGCGCAGGTCCGGGAAGCCGTTGTCGCGCAGCCAGTCGTGGTAGGCCGGGCCCTCCGCGATGCGCTCGGCGTCGCGGAATCTGGCCACCAGGGCGCGGCCGTCGACGACCGTGGCCCCGTTGGCGGCGAAGACCATGTCGGGCAGCCCGGGCACGGGGTCTATCACGTCGACGGTGTGCCCGAGGCTCAGGTAGACCTCGCGCAACCGCTCCCACTGGTCGATCGCCAGCTGGGTGTCGACGGGCTTCGCCGGGTCCATCCACGGGTTGATGGAGTAGACCACGTCGAAGTGGGTGGGCGGGCACATGAGGTAGTGCCGCGGCCGTGCGGTACGCATGAATGCGAATCCGATCGTCAGGGGCGGCTGGAGAGGTAGCCGCCCATGGAGGTGAAGTACTCGGTCGCGCCCATCTCGTGCCCCTCCTCGGTGCGGACGCGCGTGATGGCCAGGCCGTGGTTCCGGCCGGTGCGTGCGTCGGCTCCTGCGACGATGACGACACCGTCGCCCTCGCGGTAGAAGATGCGGCCCGGAGTGCCGCCGTAGCGGCCCTCGGAGACCACGGCGGACAGCACTTCGAGGCGCTTGCCCTTGTGGAAGGTGAACGCGGCCGGGTACGGGGCGGACTGGGCGCGGATCAGACGCTCCAGTACATCGGCGGGCCAGTCCCAGTTGATCCGGATGTCCTCCTCGGCCCGCTTGTGGAAGAAACTGGCCTGGGAACGGTCCTGCCGGGTGAACTCGGTCTGCCCGGAGGCGATCTGGTCGAGGGCGCCGATGGTGACGGGGGCGATGAGGTCCACCGTCTTGTGGAACAGATCCGTGGTCGTGTCGGTCGGCCCGACGGTGACTGCCCGCTGTACGACGATGTCGCCGGCGTCGAGCTCGTCGTCCATCAGATGGGCCGTGACGCCCACTTCGGGCTCGCCGTTGATCAGCGCCCAGATCAGGGGCGAGAAGCCGGCGTACTTGGGTAGCAGGGAGTCGTGGACGTTGAGTGTGCCGTGACGGGGGAGGCTGAAGATGCGCGGCGGGATCCAGGTGCGCCAGTTGTTGGCCACGATGATGTCCGCGTCGGCCTCCTTGAGGCGCTGGAACAGTTCCTCGTCGTCGGGCCGGTTGCGGATGACGACGGGGACGCCGTTCGCCTCGGCCAGCTCGGCGACCGAGTCGCTCCAGATCTTCTCGTAGGCGTGCTCGCTCTTCGGGTGTGTCACGACAAGGACCACGTCGTGCTCGGAGTCCAGGAGCGCTTGCAGGGTGCGATGCCCCCAGGTCTGGTAACCGAACATGACGACCCGCATGGGGATCCTCCTCGAGAGAGCGACTGACCGGCGCCAAGTAAAGCAAGGCTTACCTAAGTGCGCAACAGTCGTGATTTCGAAGGCCGTTGGCGCCGATTTCCAGCCAAGCCGCCTCGCGCAACCGTCTCGACAGGTCGCTTAGATCAGGTTAGCCTCACCTAAGTTCCAGTTGGGTGTCGCTCTTGGCGTGCCCGACGCCTCGTTCTCACCCACGCCTCACAAGCGGCCGTCCTGCACGATGGGAGTGACATGTCTCAGGTTCATCCTGGCGACGCACCTCTGGTCCACGACCTCATAGGAATCGGCTTCGGGCCGTCCAATGTGGCCATGGCGATAGCGCTCAGCGAGCACAACGCGCGTGTCGGCAGGCAGGAGGCGGTCACCGCTCACTTCTTCGAGCGCCAGGCCGGCTTCGGCTGGCACCGCGGCATGCTGATCGACGACGCGACCATGCAAGTGTCGTTCCTCAAGGACCTGGTGACGCTCCGGAACCCCGCCAGCGAGTACAGCTTCCTGTGCTACCTGCAGAGCAGGGAACGCCTCATCGACTTCGTCAACCACAAGAACCTCTTCCCGCTGCGCGTGGAGTTCCACGACTACTTCGAGTGGGCGGCGGCGAAGGTCGACGACATGGTCTCGTACGGACACGAGGTCATCGCCGTCGAGCCCGTCGTACGGGACGGCGTGATCGAGTACCTGGACGTGACCGCCCGCTCCGGTTCCGAGACGGTGGTCCACCGGGCCCGAAACCTCGTCATCGGTACCGGACTTCGCCCTCTGATGCCGGAAGGCGTCGAGCGCACGGACCGCGTCTGGCACAACTCCGAACTGCTGGCCAAGGTCGACGGCCTCGAGGGAGCCGACCCCACCCGGATCGTCGTCGTCGGCGCCGGCCAGAGCGCCGCCGAGAACGTCGCGTACCTGCACCGGCGCTTCCCCGAGGCCGAGGTCTGCGCGGTGTTCTCCCGCTACGGCTACAGCCCCGCCGACGACAGCAGCTTCGCCAACCGCATCTTCGACCCCGCCGCGGTCGACGAGTACTTCACGGCCCCCGACGCCATCAAGCGCAAGCTGATGGACTACCACGGCAACACCAACTACTCCGTGGTGGACATCGACCTGATCGACGACCTGTACCGGCAGGCGTACCAGGAGAAGGTCCTCGGGAAGGAGCGGCTGCGCTTCATCAACGTCTCCCGCCTCACCGGCGTCGAGGAGACCGACGGCAAGGTCCGCGCCACCGTCACCTCCCTCGTCACCGGGGAGGAGTCGACCCTGGAGGCCGACGTCGTCGTCTACGCCACCGGCTACAGCCAGGCGGAGCCCCTCGGCCTCCTCGGTGAGGTCGGGGACCGCTGCCAGCGGGACGACCAGGGCCGCGTCCGCGTCGAGCGGGACTACCGCCTCGCCACCGACCCCGCACTGCGGTGCGGCATCTACCTCCAGGGCGGCACCGAGCACACCCACGGCATCACCTCGTCGCTGCTCTCCAACACCGCGATCCGGGTCGGCGAGATCCTCGACTCGATCGTCGACCGGCGCCCGCAGAGCGACCGCGACGACGTCCGACCGGTCGCCGACGGGATCGGCACGGCCCGCTAGGAGCCCCGCTCCCGGGCCCGACGCCCCACCCACAACCCCCCGGCACGCCACCCCCACACGCCCCGCCCGCCGCAATGCCTTCGTGCACGGCGGTCGTGGCACGCACCGTGAAACCCCCGTGAAAGGAACATCCGTGTCCACTGGAGCACGTCCCGCGCTCGCGCGGTTCGCCAGAAACATCCCCCGCGTGGCCATCGCCGCCGTCGCCGCGCTCGCTCTGGCCGCCTGTGGGGGCGGCACCGAGAAGACGGAGTCCAAGCCGTCGGCCGGGGCAGGCGACGGCTCGAAGTCCGCAGCCTTCCCGGTGACCGTCGCGCACAAGTACGGCAGCACGACGATCGACAAGGAGCCGAAGAAGATCGTCACGCTCGGCCTCTCCGACCAGGACGCCGTGCTGGCCCTGGGGATCAAGCCGGTCGGTTCGGTGGACTGGTTCAAGGAGAAGCCGTACGGCAAGTGGCCTTGGACGAAGGACAAGTGGGGATCCGACCAGCCGCAGATCGTCGGTGAGCGCGACGAGTACAACATGGAGAAGATCGCCGCGCTTCAGCCGGACCTGGTCATCGCCCAGTACTCCGGCATGAAGAAGGAGCAGTACGACACGCTCTCCAAGTTCACCAAGGTCGTCGCCCAGCCCAAGGAGCACCCCGACTACGGCGCGCCCTGGCAGGTCATGACCCGGCAGATCGGCAAGGCGCTCGGCAAGGACGCCGAGACCGAGAAGCTGATCACGGACATCGACACCCGCTTCAAGGCCGTCCGGGACAAGCACCCCGAGTTCGCGCAGAAGACCCTGGCCGTGGCGGACAGCTTCGAGGCCGGCAAGTACTCCGCGTTCACCAAGACCGACCCCAAGGCGATCTTCTTCTCCGAGCTCGGTTTCAAGCTGAAGCCCGAGATCGACTCCCTGGCCAAGCCGGGCTACAACGTCGCCGAACTGAGCGCCGAGAAGCTGAACGTGCTCGACGTCGACCGGCTCGTCTGGGTCACCTCCAGCACCGAGGCCAACGACCGGATCAAGGCCGAGCCGCTCTACACGAAGCTGAAGGTCCAGCAGGAGAAGCGCGACCTGTTCGTGCCGTACCAGGACCCGGACATCGGCGCGGCCTTCTCCTTCAACACGGTCCTGTCGATCCCGTACGCGATCGACCAGATCGAGCCGCTGCTGGCGGCCATCAAGTAGTCGCGGCACCACGGCGGGTCCCAC contains:
- a CDS encoding methionyl-tRNA formyltransferase — encoded protein: MRVVMFGYQTWGHRTLQALLDSEHDVVLVVTHPKSEHAYEKIWSDSVAELAEANGVPVVIRNRPDDEELFQRLKEADADIIVANNWRTWIPPRIFSLPRHGTLNVHDSLLPKYAGFSPLIWALINGEPEVGVTAHLMDDELDAGDIVVQRAVTVGPTDTTTDLFHKTVDLIAPVTIGALDQIASGQTEFTRQDRSQASFFHKRAEEDIRINWDWPADVLERLIRAQSAPYPAAFTFHKGKRLEVLSAVVSEGRYGGTPGRIFYREGDGVVIVAGADARTGRNHGLAITRVRTEEGHEMGATEYFTSMGGYLSSRP
- a CDS encoding S1 family peptidase yields the protein MRRTSALRAAVAALLLTVGLGGAHSGTASAAPTADPPTLSSGLLDAMQQDLGLTKYQAEERLRAEQAATRVEGDARRITGRSYGGAWFDATTGRLVVALTDRNEEADVRALGADTRLVRHSATALDRTKSRLDALAAPAGVAGWHVDPKSNSVVLTVVRAARTEPAVRAFVARARTTGPVTVVETADTPRTYAAGTVGGDPYYTGNVRCSIGFSVHGGFVTAGHCGRAGAAVRGWDGSAMGTFQGSSFPGDDYAYVSIHSGWWTVPVVLGWGTVPDRLVRGSAEAPVGASICRSGSTTRWHCGTVLARNETVNYSQGAVHQMTKTSVCAEGGDSGGSFISGDQAQGVTSGGWGNCSSGGETWFQPVNEILGRYGLTLHTA
- a CDS encoding HAMP domain-containing sensor histidine kinase, with protein sequence MSLYWRIFLLNAAVLVVAVLLLLGPVTVSTPVLFGEAVVLVAGLVAMLIVNAFLLRVGLAPFQRLTRAMLTADLLKPGRRPAVTGHGEMAELTRTFNSMLDRLEAERATSSARVLSAQEAERQRIAQELHDEVGQTLTAVLLQLKHSADHAPEALRDELRQAQETTRGSLDEIRRIARRLRPGVLEELGLLSALRSLATEFSTRGLTVRPHIDAGLPKLDQETELVLYRVAQEGLTNTARHSGASRVDLHLSPLPQGGVRLLVRDDGRGIGRVAEGAGIRGMRERALLIGADLTIGPGEGGGTEVRLDATGGAKGRTP
- a CDS encoding DUF3040 domain-containing protein, which translates into the protein MSPHADDRQILSEIEQGLIRDDPHLASLFGTLDAKVPQEAEPESGGEDERPRRDRRVVVAIVLAVIAVLALLLTMIWSASPAPPADDTGPGPLTLSLSLSVSVSTKV
- a CDS encoding iron-siderophore ABC transporter substrate-binding protein, which encodes MSTGARPALARFARNIPRVAIAAVAALALAACGGGTEKTESKPSAGAGDGSKSAAFPVTVAHKYGSTTIDKEPKKIVTLGLSDQDAVLALGIKPVGSVDWFKEKPYGKWPWTKDKWGSDQPQIVGERDEYNMEKIAALQPDLVIAQYSGMKKEQYDTLSKFTKVVAQPKEHPDYGAPWQVMTRQIGKALGKDAETEKLITDIDTRFKAVRDKHPEFAQKTLAVADSFEAGKYSAFTKTDPKAIFFSELGFKLKPEIDSLAKPGYNVAELSAEKLNVLDVDRLVWVTSSTEANDRIKAEPLYTKLKVQQEKRDLFVPYQDPDIGAAFSFNTVLSIPYAIDQIEPLLAAIK
- a CDS encoding amidinotransferase; amino-acid sequence: MRTARPRHYLMCPPTHFDVVYSINPWMDPAKPVDTQLAIDQWERLREVYLSLGHTVDVIDPVPGLPDMVFAANGATVVDGRALVARFRDAERIAEGPAYHDWLRDNGFPDLRTADFVNEGEGDYLLTGDWLLAGTGFRSDPRSHDEAQEFFGRPVVGLTLVDPNYYHLDTALSVLDEQTIAYYPPAFSPGSLAVLRRLFPDAVIATDEDAAVFGLNATSDGRHVVLPHNATALIEQLRARGFDPIGMDLSELLKAGGSVKCCTLELRSAG
- a CDS encoding DUF6114 domain-containing protein encodes the protein MTAGSEATVEPADTGPPAPSGRHPWRTFGRWRHRRPFGAGLAIALGGAEILLTQQASISVILTAGADGLVGYVLPVIMIVSGLLIVLNPRQRLFYSIVAVLASLATWVTSNLGGFIVGMLLGLVGSSLAFGWLPDQPRRRWRRAGARPEKQA
- a CDS encoding SidA/IucD/PvdA family monooxygenase, with translation MSQVHPGDAPLVHDLIGIGFGPSNVAMAIALSEHNARVGRQEAVTAHFFERQAGFGWHRGMLIDDATMQVSFLKDLVTLRNPASEYSFLCYLQSRERLIDFVNHKNLFPLRVEFHDYFEWAAAKVDDMVSYGHEVIAVEPVVRDGVIEYLDVTARSGSETVVHRARNLVIGTGLRPLMPEGVERTDRVWHNSELLAKVDGLEGADPTRIVVVGAGQSAAENVAYLHRRFPEAEVCAVFSRYGYSPADDSSFANRIFDPAAVDEYFTAPDAIKRKLMDYHGNTNYSVVDIDLIDDLYRQAYQEKVLGKERLRFINVSRLTGVEETDGKVRATVTSLVTGEESTLEADVVVYATGYSQAEPLGLLGEVGDRCQRDDQGRVRVERDYRLATDPALRCGIYLQGGTEHTHGITSSLLSNTAIRVGEILDSIVDRRPQSDRDDVRPVADGIGTAR
- a CDS encoding response regulator transcription factor, translated to MTAAGPTRILLADDHALVRGGVRLILDAEPDLTVVAEAADGAEAVALARTEQIDLAVLDISMPRQTGLQAARELSRLQPQVRILILTMYDNEQYFFEALKAGASGYVLKSVADRDLVEACRAAMRDEPFIYPGAETALIRTYLDRAEQGRPLPDKAITDREEEILKLVAEGHTSKEIGDLLFISAKTVERHRANLLQKLGLRDRLELTRYAIRVGLIEP